The region TAACTGGCTTAGACAAAAATATTGAGTTTCTGGGGACTCATCCAGAGTTTGCTTAGTCTGGAATGCTTGGCTGCTGGGCTGATAGTAGCGAGTGAGGAATGCAACGCAGGTTGGCATGAAATAATTTACACGAGGAAGATAAATGACATGCCCCTACAACTCGCAATTCATCCAATCATTGGGTTATACTTTGCGGGGTAAATCATGAACGTCCAGAATATCCCGTATCTAGGTAATGCACCGAATGATATTCATACGTACAATGCGGGGCTTAGGAGCGGAGGGTTTTATCAGTTTGCGGAATAGCGTAAGAGAATATTAGTGAGAGCGAAATAAAGCATTCGCGTCTACACTCGATAAACGTCTGCCTAGTAGGGTACAAGGACCAGCATGTGCGAGTTCAGGGAGACTTGACTTGGCTACCAACCCGAGCCTGGCTAATTTTGCAAGCTCTTAGCCGGCTCCTGCTGTAGACGTTGTAGCCTAACAAGCTTTTGCGATTCCCTGTCTCGCGAGCGCTCCTGTAACCAGTTGGGAAAGCCCCGGAGCAGGGCTGCAAATCCGTACGACGCCGGCACGACCACCTGGCCTCCATTGCTGTTCACCAGTTGCTTGATCACAGCCTGCGATACCTTTTCTGGGCTCATGATTGGCTGTCTGAATTGGGCACGGCGTGCAACGAGAGCGCTGATCATGGGTGTTTGCACCCACAGCGGATGAATGATACTGGGTAATTTCTGTTAACTGCCATGTTGACAGAAACTGGTAAATGAGGAGAACCTACCTGGTGCGAACGCGTTTTGAGCCATACCAGTGCTTGATCTCTTGCGTCAGACTCTCGTGGAAAGCCAGCGCCGCGGCCTTCGAGGCGGCGTAGTCAGCCATCTCCCCCAGAGCCACGAAACTTGCCATGCTGGCGATAGTCACAATGTGCCCGTGATCGTTCTGGATCATGCTGGGCAAAAACTCTTTCACTGTCCAGAAGTGCGCCAGCGTGTTTACCTCGAGAGTCAGACGGATGTGCTCCTCCGGTTCTTCGAGAATGGTCCCTGACAATCCTACCCCGGCGTTGTTGATTAGCACGGTTGGATGGCCATGATCTCTCCGGATCTGCGTTGCTGTCTCTTTCAAGGCAGCAGTAGAGGTGATATCCACTTGATAATAGAATACATTTGGAGCTGTGTCGCAGGTGATTAGCCAAAAAAAATATTCCAATTTCAAAGACATAGGTTTCGTCGACTCACGTAATCTGAAATCGGGCTCCTTCACATCGACAATTATAGTCCTCACATTCAACTTTGACAGATCAAGCAAAATCTGCTTTCCAATACCGCTGCTTCCTCCGGTGAGTAGGACCAGTTCTCGCGACGAATTCCACGGGCGCGCGCGGACCC is a window of Aspergillus nidulans FGSC A4 chromosome VI DNA encoding:
- a CDS encoding uncharacterized protein (transcript_id=CADANIAT00009812), whose translation is MALSSNHLVQLCLEKAQSLFSLLPPNVQDYISRPLVRKAVAIVVALQLLRGVNRYLSQQAQNNWVRARPWNSSRELVLLTGGSSGIGKQILLDLSKLNVRTIIVDVKEPDFRLLDITSTAALKETATQIRRDHGHPTVLINNAGVGLSGTILEEPEEHIRLTLEVNTLAHFWTVKEFLPSMIQNDHGHIVTIASMASFVALGEMADYAASKAAALAFHESLTQEIKHWYGSKRVRTSIIHPLWVQTPMISALVARRAQFRQPIMSPEKVSQAVIKQLVNSNGGQVVVPASYGFAALLRGFPNWLQERSRDRESQKLVRLQRLQQEPAKSLQN